A window of Eikenella corrodens contains these coding sequences:
- the moaA gene encoding GTP 3',8-cyclase MoaA, with product MTQPHTLTDPYNRRLSYLRLSVTDLCNYRCTYCLPDGYQGKAKPDELTLPEIETLVNVFAAAGTRKIRLTGGEPTLRRDLADIIAVCKANPLIENVALTTNAFRLAQLFPAYRAAGLDKINISIDSFDPDVFFEITGKRECTNILRALDNILAEGFCNVKVNTLLLRRYAERTLADALDFVRERPVTLRFIELMQTGDNGSFFNSQHLSAAEIERGLQAQGWQLLPRQPHAGPAREYFHRDFSGSIGFIAPYSEDFCKSCNRLRVTAQGKMHLCLFGGIAYDLRPHLREGDAEGLRRYLHQTIAEKPEHHYLHDKKVGLITNLSMTGG from the coding sequence ATGACCCAGCCCCACACACTCACCGACCCCTACAACCGCCGCCTGAGCTACCTGCGGCTGTCGGTTACCGACCTGTGCAACTACCGCTGCACCTACTGCCTGCCCGACGGCTACCAAGGCAAAGCCAAGCCCGACGAACTTACCCTGCCAGAAATCGAAACTCTGGTAAACGTGTTCGCTGCCGCTGGTACGCGCAAAATCCGCCTCACCGGCGGCGAGCCCACCCTGCGCCGCGATTTGGCCGACATCATCGCCGTGTGCAAAGCCAACCCGCTGATTGAAAACGTGGCACTTACCACCAACGCTTTCCGACTGGCGCAGCTCTTCCCAGCCTACCGCGCTGCCGGACTGGACAAAATTAACATCAGTATCGACAGCTTCGACCCGGACGTATTCTTCGAAATCACCGGCAAGCGCGAATGCACCAACATCCTGCGCGCGCTCGACAACATCCTGGCCGAAGGCTTCTGCAACGTCAAAGTCAACACCCTGCTGCTGCGCCGCTACGCCGAGCGCACGCTGGCCGACGCGCTCGATTTCGTGCGCGAGCGCCCCGTAACCTTGCGCTTCATCGAATTGATGCAAACCGGCGACAACGGCAGCTTCTTCAACAGCCAGCACCTCTCCGCCGCCGAAATCGAACGCGGCCTGCAGGCGCAAGGCTGGCAGCTGTTGCCGCGCCAGCCGCACGCCGGCCCCGCACGGGAATATTTCCACCGCGATTTCTCCGGCAGCATCGGCTTCATCGCCCCCTACAGCGAAGATTTCTGCAAAAGCTGCAACCGCCTGCGCGTTACCGCCCAAGGCAAAATGCACCTGTGCCTGTTCGGCGGTATTGCCTACGACCTGCGCCCCCATCTGCGCGAAGGCGATGCCGAAGGCTTGCGCCGTTATCTGCATCAAACCATTGCCGAAAAACCCGAACACCACTATCTGCACGATAAAAAAGTCGGCCTCATCACCAACCTTTCCATGACCGGAGGCTAA
- a CDS encoding MFS transporter, whose amino-acid sequence MKSENYKRYSVLIFSTFAFAVCFMIWMMLAIVGVKVQEQLGLNETQTGILMAVPVLSGSLIRVPLGIWTDKFGGRIVMFVLMLLSVPAIFLMSYATHYWHFIAIGLMMGLAGGSFSVGTPYVARWFPKHQQGLAMGIFGAGNAGSAINKFVAPALIKYSAAAGAGAAAWVIVPKVYAVIMAATAVLFWFTTYPTPHNPNTAPKASLADQLAMLKDPGVLRYSQYYSVVFGGYVALALWMTKYYINEYGLSIATAGMLAACFSLPGGVLRAVGGWLSDKYGAYKVTWGVMWVLWVCFFILSYPQTDLVIATTHGPQSLHIGLNVVLFTVLMFTAGIAMAVGKASVFKFVADDYPNDIGTVSGIVGLAGGLGGFLLPIMFGMLLDLTGIRSTTFMLLYGTVCVSLVWMHFSFKSKREQ is encoded by the coding sequence ATGAAATCAGAAAATTACAAACGCTACTCCGTGCTTATTTTCAGCACGTTTGCCTTCGCAGTCTGCTTCATGATTTGGATGATGCTGGCGATTGTTGGCGTGAAAGTGCAGGAGCAGCTCGGCCTGAACGAAACGCAAACCGGCATCCTGATGGCCGTGCCGGTACTCTCCGGCTCGCTGATCCGCGTACCGCTGGGCATCTGGACCGACAAATTCGGCGGCCGTATTGTAATGTTTGTATTGATGCTGCTTTCCGTGCCCGCCATCTTCCTGATGAGCTACGCCACCCACTACTGGCACTTCATCGCCATCGGCCTGATGATGGGCTTGGCCGGCGGCTCCTTCTCCGTGGGCACCCCCTATGTGGCACGCTGGTTTCCGAAACACCAGCAAGGCTTGGCCATGGGCATTTTCGGCGCGGGCAATGCCGGTAGCGCCATCAACAAATTCGTTGCCCCTGCGCTGATTAAATATTCGGCTGCGGCCGGTGCCGGTGCGGCTGCCTGGGTAATCGTGCCGAAAGTGTACGCCGTCATCATGGCCGCTACCGCCGTATTGTTCTGGTTCACCACCTACCCCACCCCGCATAACCCCAATACCGCGCCCAAAGCCTCGCTCGCCGACCAGCTGGCCATGCTGAAAGACCCCGGCGTGCTGCGTTACAGCCAGTATTATTCTGTGGTGTTCGGCGGCTATGTGGCATTGGCTCTGTGGATGACCAAATACTATATCAACGAATACGGCCTGAGTATCGCTACTGCCGGTATGCTGGCTGCCTGCTTCTCCCTGCCCGGCGGCGTATTGCGCGCAGTGGGTGGCTGGCTGTCGGACAAATACGGTGCCTATAAAGTTACCTGGGGCGTAATGTGGGTGCTGTGGGTGTGCTTCTTTATCCTGTCCTACCCGCAAACCGACCTCGTGATTGCCACCACGCACGGCCCGCAAAGCCTGCACATCGGCCTGAACGTGGTGCTGTTTACCGTTTTGATGTTTACCGCCGGTATCGCCATGGCGGTGGGCAAAGCCTCCGTGTTCAAATTCGTGGCCGACGACTACCCGAACGACATCGGTACGGTATCCGGCATCGTCGGCTTGGCCGGCGGCTTGGGCGGCTTCCTCCTGCCGATTATGTTCGGTATGTTGCTCGACCTCACCGGCATCCGATCCACCACCTTCATGCTGCTCTACGGCACAGTATGCGTATCGCTGGTTTGGATGCACTTCTCTTTCAAATCCAAACGTGAGCAATAA
- a CDS encoding NarK family nitrate/nitrite MFS transporter: MSHLIQDWRPEDPEFWQNTGRKIARRNLWISIPALFLAFAMWQVWSVTILNLPNIGFNFSKNQLFWLAALPALSGSTLRAFYSFMVPIFGGRKWTTITTASLLLPALGIGFAVQDPTTSYSTMVILALLCGFGGGNFSSSMANISFFFPKAEKGSALGLNAGLGNLGVSAVQFVVPLAITAGLFGALGGEPQTMMKNNETVQIWLQNAGFVWVPFIILATLAAWFGMNDLASAKASFKEQSVIFSRKHNWIMCILYLGTFGSFLGFSAGFPFLIKLLFPAINPAKYAFLGPLVGALTRSAGGWVCKKLGGGARTTQIVFVGMIIGVLGVMLFLPANGNGNFVGFFVCFMVLFALSGIGNASTFVQVPQIFLGFHQKRADCGEIPQEDCVQHANREAAAVIGFTAAFAGYGGFFIPKSFGTSLALLGNVDGAMIGFILFYIICAGLNWWYYARKNAEAKC, from the coding sequence ATGTCCCATTTGATTCAAGACTGGCGGCCGGAAGATCCCGAATTCTGGCAAAACACCGGCCGTAAAATCGCGCGGCGCAATTTGTGGATTTCCATCCCCGCGCTGTTTTTGGCTTTTGCCATGTGGCAGGTATGGAGCGTAACCATTCTAAACCTGCCCAATATCGGCTTTAATTTCAGTAAAAACCAATTATTCTGGCTGGCTGCTTTGCCCGCTTTATCCGGTTCGACACTTCGGGCATTTTATTCCTTTATGGTGCCGATTTTCGGTGGCCGAAAATGGACCACGATTACCACCGCCAGCCTGCTGCTGCCTGCACTGGGCATCGGTTTTGCCGTGCAAGACCCGACTACCAGCTACAGCACCATGGTGATTCTTGCCCTGTTGTGTGGTTTCGGCGGCGGCAACTTCTCCTCCAGCATGGCCAACATCAGCTTCTTCTTCCCCAAAGCGGAAAAAGGCAGCGCACTCGGCCTGAATGCCGGCTTGGGCAATCTCGGCGTATCCGCCGTGCAGTTCGTTGTACCGTTGGCCATTACCGCCGGCCTGTTCGGTGCGTTGGGCGGCGAACCGCAAACCATGATGAAAAACAACGAAACCGTGCAAATTTGGCTGCAAAACGCCGGTTTTGTGTGGGTACCGTTCATTATCTTGGCCACTTTGGCGGCCTGGTTCGGCATGAACGACTTGGCCAGTGCCAAAGCCAGCTTCAAAGAGCAGTCTGTTATTTTTTCGCGCAAGCACAACTGGATCATGTGCATCCTTTATTTGGGCACTTTCGGTTCCTTCCTCGGATTCTCTGCTGGTTTCCCGTTCTTGATTAAACTGTTGTTTCCGGCAATCAATCCCGCCAAATATGCTTTCCTCGGCCCCTTAGTGGGCGCGCTCACCCGCTCCGCAGGCGGCTGGGTATGCAAAAAACTCGGCGGCGGCGCGCGCACCACGCAGATCGTGTTTGTGGGCATGATTATCGGCGTGCTCGGCGTGATGCTGTTCTTGCCCGCCAACGGCAACGGCAACTTCGTGGGCTTCTTCGTGTGTTTCATGGTGTTGTTCGCTTTGAGCGGCATCGGTAATGCTTCCACCTTCGTGCAAGTGCCGCAGATTTTTCTGGGCTTCCACCAAAAACGTGCCGACTGCGGCGAAATCCCGCAAGAAGATTGTGTGCAGCATGCCAACCGCGAAGCTGCCGCCGTTATCGGCTTCACCGCCGCTTTTGCCGGCTACGGCGGCTTCTTCATCCCCAAAAGCTTCGGCACTTCGCTGGCCCTGCTGGGCAATGTGGACGGCGCGATGATCGGCTTCATCCTGTTCTACATCATCTGCGCCGGGCTCAACTGGTGGTACTACGCCCGCAAAAACGCCGAAGCCAAGTGCTAA
- the moeA gene encoding molybdopterin molybdotransferase MoeA yields MALTPVHELQALIHDKIAAAQKPLETETVPLVSAVGRVLAQDVAAPVSIPPADISAMDGYALPLAAAAGSEWKIAGESVAGQPFSGSLPADSCVRIMTGAVVPEGCTSIVIQENVQLQDGVIRLEKDATEGGNIRRCGEEIAAGDTVLQAGRILRQADIMLLAALGFAEIAVRRKLRVAVLSSGDELLEPGTAGSRTDRIYDSNRYMLMARLAPLPVEVIDFGQVADRLEDVLKMLNKVINQADVLITTGGVSVGDYDFMREAVERVGSIHHYKVALKPGKPFVFGQIMTTWCFGLPGNPVSGFVGFDIFLKAALWQLCGAAEIPQPVRFTAKLAEPVKKNHSRTDIQRGIISRQEDGTWLAAPCGSQDSHRIYQVSRANAYLVLPAESGSLPAGAEVTVQPFAEAFL; encoded by the coding sequence ATGGCACTCACCCCCGTTCACGAACTGCAAGCCCTGATTCACGATAAAATCGCCGCCGCGCAAAAGCCCTTGGAAACCGAAACCGTGCCGCTGGTGTCGGCAGTGGGGCGCGTGCTGGCGCAGGACGTGGCCGCGCCGGTGAGCATTCCGCCCGCCGATATTTCCGCTATGGACGGCTACGCCCTGCCCTTGGCCGCAGCGGCGGGCAGCGAATGGAAAATAGCGGGCGAATCGGTGGCCGGGCAGCCGTTTTCAGGTAGCCTGCCTGCCGATAGCTGCGTGCGCATCATGACCGGCGCAGTGGTGCCCGAAGGCTGCACCAGCATCGTGATTCAGGAAAATGTGCAGTTGCAAGACGGCGTGATCCGTTTGGAAAAAGACGCGACCGAGGGCGGCAATATCCGCCGCTGCGGCGAAGAAATCGCAGCGGGCGATACTGTGTTGCAAGCCGGGCGGATTCTGCGCCAGGCCGACATCATGCTGCTGGCCGCCCTAGGCTTTGCTGAAATTGCAGTGCGCCGCAAATTGCGTGTGGCCGTACTCTCCAGCGGCGACGAACTGCTCGAGCCGGGCACGGCCGGCAGCCGCACCGACCGCATCTACGACAGCAACCGCTATATGCTGATGGCGCGGCTCGCGCCCCTGCCGGTGGAGGTAATCGACTTCGGCCAAGTGGCCGACCGGCTGGAAGACGTGTTGAAAATGCTGAATAAAGTCATCAACCAAGCCGACGTGCTGATTACCACCGGCGGCGTATCCGTGGGCGATTACGATTTCATGCGCGAGGCCGTGGAGCGCGTGGGCAGCATCCATCACTACAAAGTCGCCCTCAAACCGGGCAAACCCTTCGTGTTCGGCCAAATCATGACCACTTGGTGCTTCGGCCTGCCGGGCAATCCGGTATCCGGCTTTGTGGGCTTCGATATTTTCCTCAAAGCCGCCCTGTGGCAGCTGTGCGGCGCGGCCGAAATCCCGCAGCCCGTGCGCTTTACGGCCAAACTGGCCGAGCCGGTGAAGAAAAACCACAGCCGCACCGACATCCAGCGTGGTATCATCAGCCGTCAGGAAGACGGCACTTGGCTGGCCGCCCCCTGCGGCAGCCAGGATTCGCACCGTATTTATCAGGTAAGCCGCGCCAATGCCTACCTGGTTCTCCCCGCCGAAAGCGGCTCGCTGCCCGCCGGCGCGGAAGTCACCGTGCAGCCTTTCGCCGAAGCATTTTTGTAA